The Phormidium yuhuli AB48 DNA window TGAGTTTATCTAATAAATACTGTTCAGCCATAATGCCCTTGGATGCTCTCTCAAAATCTCACGGAGGGGGGGATGCGCCATCCTTACAAAAATAGGACGAGCGATCGCGGCCCTCGCGAAGCGTGGGGGAACCGCAATCGCGCCCAACAACGGGGGCTAGCTAAGACTGAGAATCGCTCTCTTCACGAGTATCGGTCATACCATACTTACGCAAGAAGCGCTCAACCCGTCCTTCCGTATCAATAATCTTCTGATTCCCGGTGTAAAACGGGTGATTCCCCGACCAAACATCGACGTGAATTTCCGGCTGAGTGGCACCGACGGTCATCACCAACTCACCGTTACAATACACCTTGGCATCGGGATACCATTCGGGGTGAATTCCTTCTTTAGGCATGATTCGACTCTCTCTTGACTGCTGTAGTTGAACAAAAAACGAACCCGTATCCGGGAAATCGGGCCAGGGTGACTCCACCATTTTAACGCGAATTCCCCTTCGTCCGTCAGCCATCTGACGTTGACGAAGGAGAACCCCACGGTGGTCTTAACGTTTGGAGTACTGAGGTGCTTTGCGAGCTTTGCGCAACCCGTATTTCTTCCGCTCTTTAGCACGGGAGTCACGGGTGAGGTAGCCCTCAATCTTCAGGGGTTGACGATTGTCGGGGTCCAGTTTACACAGGGCCCGCGCCACCCCAAGGCGAATCGCATCGGCTTGTCCGGTTAAGCCACCTCCCTTGACGCTCACGAGAATATCGTACTCGTTTTCCAAGCCCAAGGTTTCCAGAGGAGCCTTAGCCCCGGAAATGTAACTGGGGTTGAACTGTAAATACAGATCTCCGGGTTTGTTGTTGACCACCAGTTGGCCATCTCCAGGAACGAGACGGACGCGGGCCACAGATTCCTTACGTCGTCCGGTTCCCCAATACACAACGCGATTTTGGTCAGTTTCCATTAGTTGTCTCCAGTATTCGTGTCAATAACCAGGGTTTGAGGCTTTTGGGCCTCGTGGGGATGATGGGGTCCCCGATAGACTTTGAGTTTGGTAAACAGTTGCCGACCGAGGGCTTGTTTGGGCAACATCCCTTTGACGGCTTTCTCAATAATTCGCTCAGGAATACGAGCCTGAAGCTTGTCGAAGGTTTCCACCTTCATTCCCCCCGGACGACCGGAGTGACGGCGATAGAGTTTCTGGGTTCCTTTTTTACCGGTGACGGCAACTTTTTCGGCATTGATGATAATGACGAAATCGCCAACATCCATGTGAGGGGTGTAATTGGCTTTGTTTTTACCTCGGAGGATTTGAGCCACTTCACTGGCGAGTCGGCCGAGGCGTTGGTTCGTGGCGTCAATGACGTACCATTGGCGATCGAGCGAATCAACGGGAGGGATATAGGTTTTTGCAGTCATAATGAATGCTCTGGCGTGATGGATAAGGGGTCGAAGATAAAGTGAGGCATGGCCTGCGATCGCGCCTCGGGGGGGAAGGGATTCTCAGGATAGCCGACATCTAAGAGACAGAGTCCCTTGGCAGGGGCCGCATATTTCACAGCTTCCCGCCGTTCGTGTTTCCAGATACTCTGGAACTCATCGAGCGATCGCCGTCCGGTCGCCACTTGCACCAACATTCCCACCAGTAAACGCATCATGCCATAGAGAAAGCCACTGGCTTGGACTTCTAGGCAGACCATCGGCCCCTGTCGCTGGCACAAGACCTCTTGAACCTCCACCCAAGAATGGGGGCGAGAGGACCCGGCGCGGCGAAACGCAGACAAATGGTGACGACCGAGGAGGGGGGTTAAGGCGGCGCGAATCCGCTGTTCATCGATGGGTTCGTGATAGTAATGCCAGACAAACGGCTCGACAAACAGGTTGGGACGGGCTGCGGTGTATAGCAGATAGCGATAACGCCGCCAGGTGGCCGTGAAACGGGCGTGCCAGTCAAAACTGACCGGGGCCGATGCTCGAATTAAAATCCCTTCAGGCAGGGTATTGTTGAGCACCACAGCCCATTTATGGGCGGGAATGGGACTGTTGACATCCACATGGACGACCTGGGCGGCGGCGTGAACCCCAGTATCGGTGCGGCCGGCGGCGTGGATGGTGACCGGATAGCCTAAGACTTTGGCGATCGCCGTTTCCACTTCTTCCTGAACCGTTCGATGATGAGGTTGTCGTTGCCAACCATAAAAGGGATGCCCCAGGTATTGAACCACTAAAGCAACCCGCTGGGTTGGCGTAGGAACGCGATCGCCCATGAACTTAGACCAGTTCGATAATCGCCATTTTCGCGTTGTCACCGCGACGATTCACGGTGCGCAAAATCCGGGTATAGCCCCCGTTACGATTCCCATAACGTTCATTGACCCCAGCAAAGAGGGCATGAACCAATTGAGGATCATACATATACCCCAGGGCCCGACGGCGAGCGGCTAGGGTTCCTTCCTTGGCCAAGGTAATCATATGCTCGGCTTCAGACCGGACGGCTTTGGCCCGGGTTTTGGTAGTGGTAATCCGTCCGTGACGAATTAATTCGGTCGTCAGCGATCGCAACAGTGCTTTTCGCTGGTCGGCAGGTTTGCCGAGTTGAGGGACACGACAAGAGTGACGCATAATACTTTGAGCTAAACAATGAGGTGAACAGTACGAGCCGTGACGGGTCGTGGCTCGACTTAGGCTTTGGCCTTCTCTTGCGGAAGGGTAATCCCCAAACGCTCTTGCAGTGCATCGATCACCTCTTCCGCCGATTTCTGCCCAAAGTTCTTAATCTCTAAGAGATCTTCTTGGGAGTAATCCAGCAAATCGGCCACGGAGTTGATCTGAGCACGTTTCAGGCAGTTATAAGCCCGAACCGACAGTTGCAATTCCTCAATGGGAATTTGGCTGGTGGGGTCTTCGTCAGGGGTGTAATCGTCTTTAAGCGATTCGAGGGTAATATCTTGCAGAGGTGTAAACAACTCTACCAAGATTTTGGCCGCTTGGCTGAGGGCTTCCTGGGGAGAGATGCTGCCATTGGTCCAAATGTCCAAAATGAGCCGATCTTTATCCAGAGAACCGCCAATACGGGCATCTTCCACGGTGTAGTTGACTTTACGCACCGGCATAAATACCGCATCGATTTGTAGGAAGTCCAAAGCACCCCCTTCATCACGACTGCGGTCTACGGAACGATAGCCAGTTCCCGTCTCGATTTTGAACTCCATCTCTAGGGTTGCCCCTTCGGCCAACGTCGCAATGTACTGGTTGGCTGAGGTGGGTTCAACCTCAGATGGGAGATCAAAATCTTCGGCGCTGACCATGGCCGGCCCCTGAACCATCAAACGGCCAATGTGCGGTTGACCCCCGTGGTTTTTCAGCACCACCTCTTTCATATTCAGTAAGATTTCCAGAACATCCTCACGAACCCCTGGAATGGTGGCGAACTCATGGTTCACACCGGCAATGCGGACGGCTGTTACCGCCGTCCCTTCAATGTTTGACAATAGGATTCGCCGTAGGGCATTGCCAACGGTGGTTCCTTGTCCCCGTTCTAGGGGTTCGACCGTGAACTTGCCATATTGTCCTTGGTCTTTTTCAGTGTTACTTTCAACACATTCAATTTGAAACTGCGCCACGGCGTGACCTCCCGAATACTGATTCCCCATGTGAAGCTGTTAGGCTTGCTGCATCTTGTGAAGCGCTTGACTTTTTTTCACAAGTATGCTGACCATTTGGCAACCTCCCGGCAACAATCCAGGAGTGCCGACTGTGTTAGACCCGCCGACGTTTGGGGGGACGGCAACCGTTATGGGGGATGGGGGTGATGTCACGGATGAGAGTAATTTCTAACCCGGCTCCTTGTAGGGCACGGATTGCAGTTTCCCGGCCAGCACCAGGGCCATTGACCATGACTTCAATTTGGCGCATTCCTTGGTCACCAGCACGACGAGCGGCACTTTCAGCAGCGGTTTGAGCGGCATACGGGGTTCCTTTTTTAGCACCCTTGAAGCCACTCGAACCGGCTGAGGCCCAGGAAATCACTTCACCTCGTGAGTCGGTGATGGTGACGATGGTGTTGTTGAAGGTGGATTGGATATACGCCACGCCATTGGGAACGTTACGCTTTTGCTTCCGGGGACCGGATTTTTTGGGTTGTCTCGCCATAATAGATTCTGCTTAGGATTAGGGTTCGTGGTGGATGGGCCGGATGGCCCCAGGTTGAGGCTGAGTGGTTTTCGGGTCACTCCTGAGAGAATCAGGACATGAGGGTTATTTTTTCAAGCCGGGTTTTTTCTTCCCAGCTACAGTGCGGCGGGTTCCACGACGAGTCCGACCGTTGGTCCGCGTGCGTTGTCCCCGCACGGGAAGCCCCGTCCGGTGACGGCGACCGCGATAACAGCCGATATCGACGAGTCGTTTCACGTTCATCGTTTCCCAACGACGCAGATCCCCTTCGATTTGGTAGGTCTCTTCAATATGCTGCCGCAGGCTGGCCACGTCACTATCGCTGAGATCTTTGACGCGGGTGTCGGGGTTCACTCCGGTGGCCGCTAGGATCGCTTGCGATCGCTTCAGGCCAATGCCGTAAATATAGGTCAGTCCAATTTCAATGCGTTTGTCGCGGGGGAGGTCAACTCCTGCAATCCGTGCCATGGTTTTTCCTTATGATGAAATTCGTCGTGTGATGGGTGGGGGAGTTTTGGCTAGCTCCACCCTCGGGTTGAGGTTTTCGGGGTATGATGGGGGTCAGACCTGAGTCTGAGGGGGTTGGGGCAGTTAGCCCTGACGTTGTTTGTGCTTGGGATTGGTGCAGATGACCATGACGCGCCCGCGCCGTCGGATCACGCGACACTTTTCGCACATTTTGCGGACTGATGCTCGAACTTTCATGACTTCGGTTGCAATACTTACAAACTTGATATTATAACTGATTTCCAGTTCTGACGACAGGGGCCCAGACTCCGGATTGGAGCCGGCTGTTGGCGTCAAACTGAGTTGAAATGAGGTCTCTCAGAACGACCTCCGGGACAGATGACGGTTATTTTTTGCGTAGCCGATAGGTGATGCGACCTTTTTCCAGGTCATAGGGCGTCAGTTCGACTTTGACGCGATCGCCGGGCAGAATTTTAATGTAATTGCGGCGAATCTTCCCAGAAATATGGGCAAGAACGTTAAAGCCGTTATCGAGATCCACTCGAAACATTGCATTGGGAAGGGACTCAGTTACAGTTCCTTCCATCTCGATTAGGTCTTGTTTAGCCACGTAGGTCTCCTTTCTGTTCAACACATTGGGGCGATCGTAAAGCGTGCGAAAACCGCAATCGCTTCCCAGGACTGCCTTCAAGATTTTATCAAACAATCTGACAAAATCCCTTGACAAATCTCCAGATTTAGTATCACGCCGCCAAGCTTTGGCTGAGATGGTCCGTGACAGCATCCATTTCCTGGCTACCATCAATCGAGAGCAAGCGCGACTGTTCCTCGTAGAAGCTAATCAGAGGCGTAGTGGCCTCACGATAGACGCTCAGGCGGTGACGAATCGTCTCCTCCTGATCATCCTGGCGACCTCGGGCCACCAGTCGCTGCACAATCTCCTCATCGGGAACGGTGAAATTCACAGCGCGATCGCAGCTTTGCTGAATCTCAGCCAACAACTCATCCAAAAACTTCGCCTGAGACAAATTGCGGGGAAAGCCATCCAGAATCCAGCCCGACTGGGCATCATCCTCTTGTAGCCGCTCCCGCACCAAGCCCAAAATCAGATCATCAGGGACTAAATCCCCACGGTCCATATAGGACTGAGCCTTTTGTCCCAAGGGCGTTTGATTGGCAACCGCCTGGCGGAGAATATCCCCGGTCGAGATATGAGGGATTCCCAAGCGTTGAGAAACCCGTTGAGCCTGTGTGCCTTTCCCCGCCCCTGGCGGTCCCAAAAAAATCAAACGCATAAGTTTTTATTTCACCATTCCTTCATAACGTTGCGAGATGACATAAGTTTGAATCTGTTTTGCCGTCTCAATGGCAACCCCCACCAAAATCAAGAGTGAGGTTGCGCCAAATCCTTGAAAGGTTGTCACCCGAGTCGCACTTTCCACCGCCGTCGGCACCGTCGCCACTACACCGAGAAAAACCGCTCCCAAGAAGGTCAACCGGTTCAAAATTCGCTCAATATACTCGCTCGTGGCCCGTCCGGGACGAATCCCCGGAATACTCGATCCCATTTTTTTCAGGTTTTGCGCCAAATCGATAGGATTTAGAATTAAAGAGGCGTAGAAATAACTGAAGAACAGAATCAGCACCAGGTAGAACAGAGCATACAGCCAAGGAGTTGGGCCGCCTGGGCTAAGGTACTCCGAGATGCGAACTAGGGTTGGATTATTGGTTGCACCGGCAATAATTCCTGGCAGAATCAAGAAACTGGAGGCGAAAATAATCGGCATCACTCCCCCTTGATTCAGACGCAGGGGCAGATAATTTGTGCGTTCACGGTAGAGACGACGACCCACCTGGCGACGAGCGGAGATAATCGGGATGCGTCGTGCGCCTTCTTGCACAAAGACAATCCCAACAATCGTGACGAGGAACACCAGTAAGAGCAGAATGACCCGTCCGACAATGGCCTGGTCTTGTTGCGCCAATTGGATGGTATCGCCCAAGGATCTCGGCAAGACCGCGACAATGTTGACAAAAATCAACAAAGATGCACCATTGCCAATACCCCGCTCCGTAATCAACTCCGAGACCCACATGACAAACATGGCTCCAGTGACTAGAGCAATAATCGTCTGAGTCACAAACAGCGGTCCGGGGTTGTAGGCGTAGGCGCTGGTCCACAGAGCAATCCCGATGCTTTGCAGCACCGCTACCCCGAGGGCGATATAACGAGTAATTTGGGAAATCTTGCGCCGTCCCGCTTCCCCCTCGTTTTTCTGTAAATCTTCCAAAGTCGGCAAAGCCGCCGTCAGTAACTGAATGGCGATCGAGGCGTTAATAAAGGGCAAAATCCCCAGGGCGAAAATCCCCAAGGTTTGCAGACCTCCCCCCGAAAACGCATCGAGAAGACCCAAAAAGGGGCTACCCTGCAAATCGGCGGCGAAGCGCTCTCGGTCAATGCCCGGAACTGGAAGATAAATTCCCAAACGAACTACAAAAATTAAGCCAATGGTGACCAGGATGCGGCCGCGAAGACCCGCCGCCTGGGCCATTTGCATAAATGTTTCCTGAGCCGTTGGGGCTTTTTCTCGATTGACTACCATAACGGGAACCTCTAGCTGATACCTATGAGCGTCGATTGAATACTCCGTGCCCCTTCATCCCGGCAATTACTCGGCGTTGTCAGCTTCAGTGCTGTTGTCAGCGGTGTTCCCAGTAACGAGTTCACAACGACCGCCAGCCGCTTCAATTTTCTGACGGGCACTTCGAGTAAAGGCAGCCGCGTTTACCGTCAGAGCAACGGTTAACTCGCCATCACCTAAGATTTTTAGCGGACCTTGTTGAGCATGAACTAGGTTCGCCTCAAGCACGGAAGCTAAGGTCACGTCACTGTTCGCTGCAAACGAAGCCAGTTGACCCACATTAACAATAGTGTACTGTTTGGGATTGATGACCGTAAAGTGCTTGAGTTTGGGCACTCGGCGGTACAGGGGCATTTGACCCCCTTCAAATCCCGGTCGGGTGCCGCCACCGGAGCGAGACTTTTGGCCGCGCATTCCTTTACCGCAGCTTGCCCCTTGTCCGGCAGCAATCCCACGGCCGAGACGACGGCGGCGTTTTTTAGAGCCGGGTTGCGGCTGAACGTCTTGTAATCTCATGATCTATAACAATGAACGGTGAACAATATACCTGGGTGCTGCCTCCGGCCGGCCCGTTAACAGGGACGGATGGGGTCAACGGTGAACCGCAGTTGTGAGTTCCGAGCAGGTCTTTAGGAAAAGACTTGTTCTAGGGGAATATCTCGCTCTTTGGCGACATCGCCGAAGGTCCGCAGGGTCGAGAGTCCGTCAACGGCGGCGCGAGCATTGTTGAGGGGGTTACTGGACCCGAGTTGTTTGGCGAGGATGTTACGAACACCGGCCAATTCGAGAACGGTACGAACCGCACCCCCAGCAATTACCCCAGTACCGGCGGAGGCGGGACGCATCATCACACGAGCACCTCCGGCTTCCCCATTGACTCGGTGGGGAATGGAACTGGCTTTATTGAGGGGAACCGTGATGGTGTGTTTTTTGGCATCGGCCACGCCTTTTTTGACGGCACCGATGACATCGCCGGCTTTGCCGACGCCGACGCCGACCTGTCCTCGTTCATTGCCAACGACGACAATGGCGCGGAAGCTGAGTTTTTTACCGCCTTTAACCACTTTGGTGACGCGGCGAATCTGGACGACGCGCTCTTGCCATTCGGACTCTTTTTCGCGGTTACGGTTACCTTTTTTGCGACGATCGCGTTGTTCTGCCATGTTGGATCCTGTCGTGCGTAGTACGTTTTGAGAGACGTTTTAGAACTGAAGACCGGCTTCACGAGCGGCTTCAGCTAAAGCTTGCACTCGACCGTGATAGAGGTTTCCCCCGCGATCGAACACAACTTTATCAATACCTTTGTCCTGAAGGCGTTTGGCGAGAAGTTCACCAACCTTGGCCGAGGCTTCACAGGTTGCCGTTCCCGAGAGGCTAGCCCGTAAATCGGGATCGAGCGTCGAAGCGGTGGCTAGGGTGTGATGTTGGGTGTCATCAATCGCCTGGACATAAATGTGCTGGTTGGAACGGAAGACGGCCACTCTGGGGCGTTCCGTGGTTCCCTGCACTTTACGGCGAATCCGACGATGTCGGCGGTGGGTGGACTGCTTTCGGGTCAGTTTCATAGTGACAATAGGGAATCGGCGTTTGAAAAGCCTAGAGATAAAGGGATCTTAAAAGCCTGAGGGGTAAGCCAAGGGAGCTTATTTTTTCCCGGCTTTCCCGGCTTTACGACGGACTTGTTCGCCAGCGTAGCGAATTCCTTTGCCTTTATAGACTTCAGGGGGACGCACGCCACGAATTTGGGCCGCGACGTTACCAACGATTTCTTTGTTAATCCCTTTAACAATGACGTTGGTGTTGTTTTCGACACTGATATCAATGCCTTCGGGGGGATTGATTTCAACGGGTTGGCTGTAACCCACGTTGAGGACTAATTTGCGCCCTTGGACTTGGGCACGATAGCCCACCCCTTGGATTTCCAGTCGCCGTTCAAAGCCTTTGGACACGCCATCGACCATGTTGGCTAGGAGGGTGCGGCTGAGTCCGTGACGAGCGCGGCATTGCCGAGATTCATCGCGACGTTGAACCAGGAGTGTTCCGTCGTCATCTTGGCTGAGTTTAACTTCACGGGGAAAGTCCCGTGAGAGTTCTCCCAAAGGACCTTTGACGGAAACAGCTTGTCCGTCAAGGTTGACGGTGACGTTCTTGGGAACGGGTATAGGACGTTTGCCAATTCGAGACATTGCGGTTTCTCTGCGGTTATCTTACGGATGGAATGGGATGCGTCAACTCGCTGTCGGGTTTAGTAGACGTAGCAGAGAACTTCTCCGCCAACGCCTTGGCGACGGGCCTCGCGATCGGTCATGATCCCGTGGGAGGTGGAAATGATGGCAATACCGATTCCGCCTAAGATGCGGGGGAGTTCTTTCCGGTTGGAATACACTCGCAAGCCCGGCTTACTGACGCGCTTAAGCTTCTTGATGGTGGGTTGACGATGTTTGCCTTTGTACTTGAGCGAGATGACGAGATGGCGGTTGATGCCTTCGCCCTCTTCTGTGAAATCTGAAATGAAGCCTTCGTCTTTTAAGACTTGGGCAATGCTGCGCGTCATCTTGGTGGACGGCACTTGCGTCGTGTCGTGTCGCGCCAAGGTGGAATTGCGAATGCGCGTCAGCATATCTGCAATGGTGTCGTTAGCCGCCATAGTTTCCTCTTATCTAACCTGCCTCAATTACTGCGGAAGGGCATTCCCATTTCCCTGAGCAACGCACGACCTTCTTCGTCGGTGTTGGCTGTGGTGACAATGGAGATGTCCATTCCCCGCAACTGGTCAATACTGTCGTAATCCACTTCGGGGAAGATCAATTGTTCACGGACCCCGAGGGTGTAGTTGCCTCGACCATCAAAACTTTTGGGACTAATGCCACGAAAGTCGCGAATCCGGGGTAACGAAATGCTGATCAAGCGATCGAGAAAGGCATACATGCGTTCTCGACGCAGGGTCACCATGACCCCAACGGGCATTCCTTCACGGACTTTGAAGCCAGCAATGGATTTTTTAGCGCGAGTGACCACCGGCTTTTGCCCGGTGATGACGGCCAGTTCCCGTAGGGAAGATTCCAGGGCTTTGGCGTTTTGGGACGCTTCCCCTAAGCCCCGGTTCACGGTGATTTTGGAGAGTTGGGGGACTTCGTGGATGTTCTCGTAGTTAAACTCGGATTTGAGTTTGGGAACAATGGTCTCTAGGTAGAGGGTTTTGAGTCGCTGTGTCATGATCGTGATGTCTGGATGATGTCCTGGTCTGGGTCAGGACTGGGTTGCGATCGCCCGAGTTGATAGTTAGTCAATGATCTCGCCAGTTTTTCTAAGCTTTCTGACTTTACGACCGTCTTCGGTAAAGGTGTAGCACGCCCGACTGGCTACTTTTTCTTTGTTGGAGTAGAGCATGACGTTGGAGCTGTGAACCGGGGCTTCATAGGTATTGATGCTACCGGATTCACCCTCTTGGGTGGGTTTGACATGCTTGGTGCGAATGTTAACCCCTTTGACAATCACCTGACTGGTTTCAGGAATTGCCCGTAGGATTTCGCCCACTTTACCTTTATCTTTGCCAGCGATGACTTGGACGGTATCGCCAGTTTTGACGTGCATTTTGTGGCGGACGGGGGTAGTTTGGCGTTGTTTTTTAGCCATTTATAGGACCTCCGGCGCGAGGGATACAATTTTGGTGAAGTTTCTTTCCCGGAGTTCACGGGCAACGGGGCCGAAAACGCGAGTACCTCGGGGATTTCCTTCAGGGTTGACAATCACGGCGGCGTTGTCATCAAAGCGAATGCTCATACCACTTTCCCGTAAGAGATTTTTACGGGTGCGGACGATGACGGCGCGCACGATGTCCGATTTTTTGATGGGCATATTGGGGAGTGCGTCTTTGACGACGGCGATTACAGTATCGCCAACGTGGGCATAACGACGATTCCCCCCGAGGACTCGGATGCACATCAGCTTCCGGGCCCCGCTGTTGTCAGCGACATTGAGGTAGGTTTCTTTTTGAATCACGGTCAGTCTCCCTTATGGGGGGTTCGGTGAACAAGGGAATGGCTCAGGGGAGGGGTTAAACTCCGCTGGCGTGGCTGAGGGTTTCGACGATTACCCAGCGTTTTTGTTTGCTCAAAGGGCGGGATTCACGAATACGGACGCGATCGCCCTCGTTGGACTCGTTGTTCTCGTCATGGGCTTTATACCGACGAGTTTGAACCATCGTTTTCCCATATTTGGGGTGAGGAACCCGAGTTTCCACAGCAACCACGACGGTTTTATCCATTTTGTTGCTGACGACGGTGCCAATTCTTTCTTTAACTGCCATAACAAATGGGGATTTACAGATGTGTTAGGGGGTGAAGGGTCACAGCGAGGTCACTGCTCCTACTCCTCTTCAGCGGTGGCTTCTTCAGCAGGTGCTTCAGGAGTCGCTTCGGTTGTACTTTCAGAGGGGGCTGGGGTTTCGCTAGCTTCCACAACGGGGGTAGCTGGGGTTGAACCCTCAGAATCCGTATCTGAATCCGCTTGAGGAGCCGCTTCACTGGCCGCTTGCCGCTTAAGTTCCCCTTCCACAGTCAGCAGTTGAGCTAAACGATGGCGCAGGTGTTTGAACTGGTGGGTTTTCTCCAACTGTCCGGTGGCTTGTTGTAAGCGCAATTCAAACAGTTGTTTTTTGACCTGAACCACCTGCTCGGCAATCTCCTCTTGGGAGAGGTTACGAACCTCTTCGATTTGGGGTAAAGCCATAGTGAGTTTACTCTCCTTCGCGCTTGATAAACTTGGTCTTAATGGGCAACTTAAAGGATGCCAAGCGCATTGCTTCCCGAGCGGTCTCCTCGGGAACCCCGGCGATTTCAAACATGATGCGGCCGGGTTTAACCACGGCGACCCAGAATTCTGGGTTCCCCTTACCCGAACCCATCCGGGTTTCGGCGGGGCGCATGGTCACGGGTTTATCCGGGAATAGGCGAATCCAGATTTTTCCGCCGCGTCGGATATAGCGGGTCATCG harbors:
- the rpsI gene encoding 30S ribosomal protein S9, which translates into the protein METDQNRVVYWGTGRRKESVARVRLVPGDGQLVVNNKPGDLYLQFNPSYISGAKAPLETLGLENEYDILVSVKGGGLTGQADAIRLGVARALCKLDPDNRQPLKIEGYLTRDSRAKERKKYGLRKARKAPQYSKR
- the rplF gene encoding 50S ribosomal protein L6 yields the protein MSRIGKRPIPVPKNVTVNLDGQAVSVKGPLGELSRDFPREVKLSQDDDGTLLVQRRDESRQCRARHGLSRTLLANMVDGVSKGFERRLEIQGVGYRAQVQGRKLVLNVGYSQPVEINPPEGIDISVENNTNVIVKGINKEIVGNVAAQIRGVRPPEVYKGKGIRYAGEQVRRKAGKAGKK
- the rpsK gene encoding 30S ribosomal protein S11 — protein: MARQPKKSGPRKQKRNVPNGVAYIQSTFNNTIVTITDSRGEVISWASAGSSGFKGAKKGTPYAAQTAAESAARRAGDQGMRQIEVMVNGPGAGRETAIRALQGAGLEITLIRDITPIPHNGCRPPKRRRV
- the rplO gene encoding 50S ribosomal protein L15, with amino-acid sequence MRLQDVQPQPGSKKRRRRLGRGIAAGQGASCGKGMRGQKSRSGGGTRPGFEGGQMPLYRRVPKLKHFTVINPKQYTIVNVGQLASFAANSDVTLASVLEANLVHAQQGPLKILGDGELTVALTVNAAAFTRSARQKIEAAGGRCELVTGNTADNSTEADNAE
- a CDS encoding DNA-directed RNA polymerase subunit alpha, with amino-acid sequence MAQFQIECVESNTEKDQGQYGKFTVEPLERGQGTTVGNALRRILLSNIEGTAVTAVRIAGVNHEFATIPGVREDVLEILLNMKEVVLKNHGGQPHIGRLMVQGPAMVSAEDFDLPSEVEPTSANQYIATLAEGATLEMEFKIETGTGYRSVDRSRDEGGALDFLQIDAVFMPVRKVNYTVEDARIGGSLDKDRLILDIWTNGSISPQEALSQAAKILVELFTPLQDITLESLKDDYTPDEDPTSQIPIEELQLSVRAYNCLKRAQINSVADLLDYSQEDLLEIKNFGQKSAEEVIDALQERLGITLPQEKAKA
- the truA gene encoding tRNA pseudouridine(38-40) synthase TruA is translated as MGDRVPTPTQRVALVVQYLGHPFYGWQRQPHHRTVQEEVETAIAKVLGYPVTIHAAGRTDTGVHAAAQVVHVDVNSPIPAHKWAVVLNNTLPEGILIRASAPVSFDWHARFTATWRRYRYLLYTAARPNLFVEPFVWHYYHEPIDEQRIRAALTPLLGRHHLSAFRRAGSSRPHSWVEVQEVLCQRQGPMVCLEVQASGFLYGMMRLLVGMLVQVATGRRSLDEFQSIWKHERREAVKYAAPAKGLCLLDVGYPENPFPPEARSQAMPHFIFDPLSITPEHSL
- the rpmE gene encoding 50S ribosomal protein L31 — its product is MPKEGIHPEWYPDAKVYCNGELVMTVGATQPEIHVDVWSGNHPFYTGNQKIIDTEGRVERFLRKYGMTDTREESDSQS
- the rpmJ gene encoding 50S ribosomal protein L36, with translation MKVRASVRKMCEKCRVIRRRGRVMVICTNPKHKQRQG
- the rpsM gene encoding 30S ribosomal protein S13, giving the protein MARIAGVDLPRDKRIEIGLTYIYGIGLKRSQAILAATGVNPDTRVKDLSDSDVASLRQHIEETYQIEGDLRRWETMNVKRLVDIGCYRGRRHRTGLPVRGQRTRTNGRTRRGTRRTVAGKKKPGLKK
- the rplM gene encoding 50S ribosomal protein L13, yielding MTAKTYIPPVDSLDRQWYVIDATNQRLGRLASEVAQILRGKNKANYTPHMDVGDFVIIINAEKVAVTGKKGTQKLYRRHSGRPGGMKVETFDKLQARIPERIIEKAVKGMLPKQALGRQLFTKLKVYRGPHHPHEAQKPQTLVIDTNTGDN
- the rplR gene encoding 50S ribosomal protein L18, whose translation is MKLTRKQSTHRRHRRIRRKVQGTTERPRVAVFRSNQHIYVQAIDDTQHHTLATASTLDPDLRASLSGTATCEASAKVGELLAKRLQDKGIDKVVFDRGGNLYHGRVQALAEAAREAGLQF
- a CDS encoding adenylate kinase, which produces MRLIFLGPPGAGKGTQAQRVSQRLGIPHISTGDILRQAVANQTPLGQKAQSYMDRGDLVPDDLILGLVRERLQEDDAQSGWILDGFPRNLSQAKFLDELLAEIQQSCDRAVNFTVPDEEIVQRLVARGRQDDQEETIRHRLSVYREATTPLISFYEEQSRLLSIDGSQEMDAVTDHLSQSLAA
- the rplQ gene encoding 50S ribosomal protein L17, encoding MRHSCRVPQLGKPADQRKALLRSLTTELIRHGRITTTKTRAKAVRSEAEHMITLAKEGTLAARRRALGYMYDPQLVHALFAGVNERYGNRNGGYTRILRTVNRRGDNAKMAIIELV
- the infA gene encoding translation initiation factor IF-1 → MAKQDLIEMEGTVTESLPNAMFRVDLDNGFNVLAHISGKIRRNYIKILPGDRVKVELTPYDLEKGRITYRLRKK
- the rpsE gene encoding 30S ribosomal protein S5, translating into MAEQRDRRKKGNRNREKESEWQERVVQIRRVTKVVKGGKKLSFRAIVVVGNERGQVGVGVGKAGDVIGAVKKGVADAKKHTITVPLNKASSIPHRVNGEAGGARVMMRPASAGTGVIAGGAVRTVLELAGVRNILAKQLGSSNPLNNARAAVDGLSTLRTFGDVAKERDIPLEQVFS
- the secY gene encoding preprotein translocase subunit SecY; this translates as MVVNREKAPTAQETFMQMAQAAGLRGRILVTIGLIFVVRLGIYLPVPGIDRERFAADLQGSPFLGLLDAFSGGGLQTLGIFALGILPFINASIAIQLLTAALPTLEDLQKNEGEAGRRKISQITRYIALGVAVLQSIGIALWTSAYAYNPGPLFVTQTIIALVTGAMFVMWVSELITERGIGNGASLLIFVNIVAVLPRSLGDTIQLAQQDQAIVGRVILLLLVFLVTIVGIVFVQEGARRIPIISARRQVGRRLYRERTNYLPLRLNQGGVMPIIFASSFLILPGIIAGATNNPTLVRISEYLSPGGPTPWLYALFYLVLILFFSYFYASLILNPIDLAQNLKKMGSSIPGIRPGRATSEYIERILNRLTFLGAVFLGVVATVPTAVESATRVTTFQGFGATSLLILVGVAIETAKQIQTYVISQRYEGMVK